A single window of Desulfuromonas sp. TF DNA harbors:
- the corA gene encoding magnesium/cobalt transporter CorA: MLRLFKISDSLIREIETQPEEIAEQFHHADWIDAHLPDENERSMLESLLPKGLPESDDVEEIEASARCFVDQAGIHVHSLFLSQSEGRHFTVTVACILQSKRLITIREVDPPDFRLLRLRARRGQVECHNPAEMLVTLLEQKVENHADNLEDIHRQLEAVSHFVLEDEESELEEAISKLARLEDSNGKIRMCLMDTQRVISFLLRHLRNQPDAAETLREIMRDVETLMSHTTFLFDKINFLMDSTQGFINIEQNQIIKIFSIAAVVFLPPTLIASIYGMNFELMPELKWLLGYPWALGLMAVAGIAPYWFFKRKGWL, encoded by the coding sequence TATCCGCGAGATAGAAACCCAACCGGAGGAGATCGCTGAGCAGTTCCATCATGCCGACTGGATTGATGCCCATTTACCCGACGAAAACGAACGGTCAATGCTGGAATCTCTCCTGCCTAAAGGTCTGCCGGAGTCCGACGATGTCGAGGAGATCGAAGCCTCCGCCCGCTGTTTTGTGGATCAGGCCGGGATTCATGTGCACTCGCTGTTTCTTTCACAAAGCGAAGGCCGGCATTTCACCGTGACCGTCGCGTGTATCTTGCAAAGCAAACGACTTATTACCATCCGCGAAGTGGATCCGCCCGATTTCAGGCTGCTTCGCCTGCGTGCCCGACGCGGTCAGGTGGAATGCCACAACCCGGCCGAGATGCTCGTCACCCTGCTGGAGCAGAAGGTGGAAAATCATGCGGACAACCTGGAGGACATCCACCGCCAGTTGGAAGCCGTGAGTCACTTCGTCCTGGAGGATGAGGAATCCGAGCTGGAAGAGGCCATCAGTAAACTGGCCCGGCTGGAAGACAGCAACGGAAAGATCCGCATGTGCCTGATGGATACCCAGCGGGTTATCTCGTTTTTGTTGCGGCATCTGCGCAATCAGCCCGATGCAGCGGAAACCTTGCGGGAAATCATGCGCGACGTGGAAACGCTGATGTCGCATACGACTTTCCTGTTCGATAAGATCAATTTTCTGATGGACTCCACCCAGGGGTTCATCAATATCGAACAGAACCAGATCATCAAGATTTTTTCCATTGCCGCAGTGGTCTTTCTGCCGCCGACCCTGATCGCCAGCATCTACGGGATGAACTTCGAACTGATGCCGGAGCTGAAGTGGCTGCTGGGGTATCCCTGGGCTCTTGGCCTGATGGCTGTTGCAGGGAT